One segment of Massilia sp. Se16.2.3 DNA contains the following:
- the flgN gene encoding flagellar export chaperone FlgN — translation MTAATPAAPRLTRRGAVAALVAGVAQDLHAAAEIHALLERQFQAALRHRGAELAQLAEELTPALDAMDARRRQRVALVRALHGPDATMATFIATQPEPGRATLAANWGELERLVVACKGATTRNGNLLAEQFTTMQRVLHGGDGTYAPR, via the coding sequence ATGACGGCTGCAACCCCGGCAGCGCCGCGCCTGACGCGCCGGGGAGCGGTCGCCGCTCTCGTCGCCGGCGTCGCACAGGATCTGCACGCCGCGGCGGAGATCCACGCCCTGCTCGAGCGCCAGTTCCAGGCCGCCCTGCGCCATCGCGGTGCCGAGCTGGCCCAGCTGGCCGAGGAACTCACGCCGGCGCTGGACGCGATGGATGCGCGCCGCCGCCAGCGCGTGGCGCTGGTGCGCGCCCTGCACGGTCCTGACGCCACGATGGCGACCTTCATCGCCACCCAGCCCGAACCCGGCCGTGCCACGCTGGCGGCGAATTGGGGCGAGCTGGAACGGCTGGTGGTCGCCTGCAAGGGCGCGACCACGCGCAACGGCAACCTGCTGGCCGAGCAATTCACCACCATGCAGCGCGTGCTGCACGGCGGAGACGGTACCTATGCGCCACGCTGA
- a CDS encoding flagellar basal body rod C-terminal domain-containing protein produces the protein MGGQLGGLTVYEKDTLRPMQQGVADVARQLAEKVNTQMAAGFAMDGTPGKPLFVFTPGTTNMLQVTAGLEPTGLAFSSDGTEGDTGNLQKLVQINSQTINVTGLGTVLLSDADTQLVGKLGVLSQQNQADLVTAQTMRTHAVDDWQTTSGVNQDEEAVNLVEYQNMYQANMKVMSVANALFDATLAMMG, from the coding sequence TTGGGCGGCCAGCTGGGCGGCCTGACCGTCTACGAAAAGGACACCCTGCGGCCGATGCAGCAAGGCGTGGCCGACGTCGCGCGCCAGCTGGCCGAGAAGGTCAACACCCAAATGGCGGCCGGCTTTGCCATGGACGGCACGCCGGGCAAACCCCTGTTCGTGTTCACGCCTGGCACCACCAACATGCTGCAAGTGACCGCCGGCCTCGAGCCCACAGGCCTCGCGTTTTCGAGCGACGGTACCGAAGGCGACACCGGCAACCTGCAGAAACTGGTGCAGATCAACAGCCAGACGATCAACGTGACGGGCCTCGGCACCGTGCTGCTCTCCGACGCGGACACCCAATTGGTCGGCAAGCTGGGCGTGCTCAGCCAGCAGAACCAGGCCGACCTCGTGACTGCCCAGACCATGCGTACCCACGCGGTGGACGACTGGCAGACCACGAGCGGCGTCAACCAGGACGAAGAGGCCGTCAACCTCGTCGAATACCAGAACATGTACCAGGCCAACATGAAAGTCATGTCGGTCGCTAACGCCCTGTTCGACGCCACGCTGGCGATGATGGGTTAA
- the flgM gene encoding flagellar biosynthesis anti-sigma factor FlgM encodes MKITGNGASIMTPAVGATAPVAAPAEAAPSTPSAATGSASPLQSSVLQPATEALRSMPEFDAARVAELRDALAKGELPFDAKRLAGMIQRFHGGR; translated from the coding sequence ATGAAAATCACTGGAAACGGCGCATCCATCATGACGCCCGCAGTCGGCGCCACCGCCCCCGTGGCGGCACCTGCCGAAGCGGCACCGAGCACCCCGAGCGCGGCAACGGGCAGCGCTTCCCCGCTGCAGTCGAGCGTGCTGCAGCCGGCCACCGAGGCCCTGCGCAGCATGCCCGAATTCGACGCCGCCCGCGTGGCCGAACTGCGCGACGCGCTGGCCAAGGGCGAGCTGCCCTTCGACGCGAAGCGCCTGGCCGGCATGATCCAGCGCTTCCACGGAGGCCGTTGA
- the flgA gene encoding flagellar basal body P-ring formation chaperone FlgA → MPAFAAPSAAPSIASQVEEAARAELEKQTAASGLADARFELTVVPPRVAPACSGPVEVDTIDTRQAIRMRFGVRCPQAGAARQEYIVRARVFASVVLTAVPVAANEVLTETHVTVGQREITSIPDPVVNPSDAVGQTSRRMLRAGDVLRNNSLTAPVLVKRGDAVVMIARIEGIEVSTAGEALDAGARGAVVRVRNNSSGQTLRMRVSAPGTVEPVDMPRTSQ, encoded by the coding sequence TTGCCTGCGTTCGCTGCGCCGTCCGCCGCGCCGAGCATCGCCAGCCAGGTCGAAGAGGCTGCCCGCGCCGAGCTCGAGAAGCAGACCGCTGCTTCCGGCCTTGCCGACGCCCGTTTCGAGCTGACCGTCGTGCCGCCGCGGGTGGCACCTGCCTGTTCCGGGCCGGTCGAGGTCGATACCATCGATACCCGCCAGGCCATCCGCATGCGCTTCGGTGTGCGCTGCCCCCAGGCCGGCGCCGCGCGCCAGGAATACATCGTCCGGGCCCGCGTTTTCGCGTCGGTCGTCCTGACCGCGGTGCCGGTTGCCGCCAACGAAGTGCTCACTGAAACGCATGTTACCGTAGGGCAACGTGAGATTACCAGCATTCCCGATCCTGTGGTGAACCCAAGTGACGCAGTAGGACAAACCAGCCGCAGAATGTTGCGCGCGGGCGACGTTCTACGTAACAATTCGCTCACGGCACCCGTCCTGGTCAAGCGTGGCGATGCCGTGGTGATGATTGCGCGCATCGAAGGCATCGAGGTCAGCACGGCCGGCGAAGCACTCGATGCGGGTGCGCGCGGGGCGGTCGTGCGGGTACGTAACAATTCGAGCGGGCAGACGCTGCGCATGCGGGTCAGCGCGCCGGGAACGGTGGAACCGGTCGACATGCCGCGCACCAGCCAGTAA
- a CDS encoding flagellar basal body rod protein FlgF: MDKLIFTAVSGAEHTLRAQQVHANNLANMDTAGFRANLELVSTQSLGGYGYDDVHMAKTQADAISAKPGTIRETGRPLDVAINGNGYFAVEFGGQEAYTRAGTIDIDANGALSVAGRPLLGDGGPIVLPPHSAVEIGTDGTISVMGEGATTMQVIDKLRLVTAEGPELTKNEAGLIVSRSGDQLQGDPNITVRSRALEGSNVSAIEEMVATMALNRSFEMQMKLFQASDKMNEVGNRLIGA, from the coding sequence ATGGATAAACTGATCTTCACCGCCGTCTCCGGCGCCGAACACACGCTGCGTGCCCAGCAGGTCCACGCGAACAACCTGGCCAATATGGACACGGCCGGCTTTCGCGCGAACCTGGAACTGGTCTCGACCCAGTCGCTCGGCGGCTACGGCTACGATGACGTGCACATGGCGAAAACGCAGGCCGACGCCATCTCGGCCAAGCCGGGCACGATCCGTGAAACCGGCCGTCCGCTCGACGTGGCGATCAATGGCAACGGCTACTTCGCGGTCGAATTCGGCGGCCAGGAAGCCTATACGCGCGCCGGCACCATCGACATCGATGCCAACGGCGCGCTGTCGGTGGCGGGCCGCCCGCTGCTCGGCGACGGCGGCCCGATCGTGCTGCCGCCCCACTCCGCCGTGGAGATCGGTACCGACGGTACGATTTCCGTGATGGGCGAAGGCGCAACCACGATGCAGGTGATCGACAAGCTGCGCCTGGTAACGGCCGAAGGCCCGGAACTGACCAAGAACGAGGCCGGCCTGATCGTCTCGCGGAGTGGCGATCAATTGCAGGGTGACCCGAACATCACCGTGCGCTCGCGCGCCCTGGAAGGCAGCAACGTCTCGGCCATCGAAGAGATGGTGGCGACGATGGCGCTGAACCGCAGTTTCGAAATGCAGATGAAGCTGTTCCAGGCCAGTGACAAGATGAACGAGGTAGGTAACCGTCTAATCGGCGCTTAA
- the flgB gene encoding flagellar basal body rod protein FlgB yields MTINFKEALGVHADALHVRAERTRVLAANIANENTPGYTARDLDFGAALQQRIDEEAGEATLSTDAEALYRVPFHPSADGNTVEIGVEQAAFSQNASDFQTSLTFINMKLRGLQKAISGQG; encoded by the coding sequence ATGACGATTAATTTTAAGGAAGCCCTCGGAGTCCACGCGGACGCGCTGCATGTGCGCGCCGAACGGACCCGCGTGCTGGCCGCGAACATCGCCAACGAGAACACGCCAGGCTACACGGCGCGCGACCTTGACTTCGGCGCCGCCCTGCAACAGCGCATCGACGAGGAAGCCGGCGAAGCGACGCTGTCGACCGACGCCGAGGCCCTGTACCGCGTGCCCTTCCACCCCAGCGCCGATGGCAACACCGTCGAAATCGGCGTCGAACAGGCCGCGTTTTCGCAGAACGCATCCGACTTCCAGACCAGCCTTACCTTCATCAACATGAAGCTGCGCGGGCTGCAAAAAGCAATCAGTGGCCAAGGCTAA
- a CDS encoding flagellar hook capping FlgD N-terminal domain-containing protein, translated as MLTNNAIAGANNTAATGFDPVSASADVSANKDMFTKLLVAQIRNQDPLAPSDPSQFVNQLSQLSQTEALQSLSKTTSASASVLQSMQVLAMGGQVGSQVTVATDRVRVDGKAISASINLPSAGATNVVLTGADGQNHSVSLPFHAAGTRGFTIDPGALGLAPGSYAIAARTTEGAAVGVEVAGTVSSVRLSGSGSVVLQVEGVGAVDPAAITGFNGKAAELASN; from the coding sequence ATGCTGACCAATAACGCCATCGCAGGCGCGAACAACACCGCCGCCACCGGCTTTGATCCCGTCTCGGCCAGCGCCGACGTCTCCGCCAACAAGGACATGTTCACCAAGCTGCTCGTCGCCCAGATCCGCAACCAGGATCCGCTGGCCCCGTCCGACCCGAGCCAGTTCGTCAACCAGCTCTCGCAGCTGTCCCAGACCGAGGCCCTGCAAAGCCTGTCGAAGACCACCAGCGCCAGCGCCAGCGTCCTGCAAAGCATGCAGGTGCTGGCCATGGGCGGCCAGGTCGGATCGCAAGTCACCGTCGCCACCGACCGTGTGCGCGTCGACGGCAAGGCGATCAGCGCCAGCATCAATTTGCCGTCCGCCGGCGCGACCAATGTCGTGCTGACCGGCGCCGATGGCCAGAATCATTCGGTGTCGCTGCCCTTCCATGCGGCCGGCACCCGGGGTTTCACGATCGATCCGGGCGCGCTGGGACTGGCGCCGGGCAGCTATGCGATCGCGGCCCGGACCACCGAGGGCGCGGCTGTCGGTGTGGAAGTCGCCGGCACTGTGAGCAGCGTGCGCCTGTCGGGCAGCGGTTCCGTCGTATTGCAGGTGGAAGGTGTCGGCGCAGTCGACCCGGCCGCCATCACTGGTTTCAACGGCAAGGCCGCCGAGCTGGCCTCCAACTAA
- the flgC gene encoding flagellar basal body rod protein FlgC, with amino-acid sequence MSFKDISNIAGSAMAAQSVRLNTIASNLANADTAAPSEAEAYRARKPVFAAVMENDAGGRVQVLDVVQSADPVRKVYEPGNPLADTEGMVVYSNVNSVAEMADMMSASRAFETNVEVLGRIKSMQQSLLKLGEG; translated from the coding sequence ATGAGCTTCAAGGATATCTCCAACATTGCCGGTTCCGCGATGGCCGCCCAGTCGGTGCGCCTGAACACGATCGCCTCGAACCTGGCCAACGCCGACACCGCCGCGCCTTCCGAGGCCGAAGCCTACCGCGCCCGCAAACCCGTCTTCGCCGCCGTCATGGAAAACGATGCGGGCGGCCGCGTGCAGGTGCTCGACGTCGTGCAGAGCGCCGACCCGGTGCGCAAGGTCTACGAGCCGGGCAACCCGCTGGCCGACACCGAAGGCATGGTCGTCTATTCGAACGTGAACTCGGTCGCCGAAATGGCCGACATGATGTCCGCCTCGCGCGCCTTCGAGACCAATGTCGAGGTGCTGGGCCGGATCAAATCGATGCAGCAGTCGCTGCTGAAACTGGGCGAAGGCTGA
- the flgH gene encoding flagellar basal body L-ring protein FlgH gives MKGASIAATVLALLLAGCASTAPKVAAVDEAPVPVAPTASRGVSGGVFSSDALSLTSDARAYRVGDVVTVILQETTQASKRAGTSFSKGSSVGVTPLGVLGKTFGKTGVDISADRSFSGDSTSTQQNALSGALTVIVQEVLPNGLLRVAGEKNMTLNQGEEFVRLKGYVRAADVDAENQVSSLRVANARIAYSAKGVLADANSAGWLTRFFTGPLMPF, from the coding sequence ATGAAGGGTGCGAGCATCGCGGCAACCGTCCTTGCCCTTCTGCTTGCCGGTTGTGCGTCGACCGCGCCGAAAGTGGCGGCAGTCGACGAAGCACCGGTGCCGGTCGCACCAACCGCTTCGCGTGGCGTATCCGGCGGCGTGTTCAGCAGCGACGCGCTGTCGCTGACCTCGGATGCGCGTGCCTACCGCGTCGGCGACGTCGTCACCGTGATCCTGCAGGAGACCACCCAGGCCAGCAAGCGCGCCGGGACCAGCTTCAGCAAGGGCTCCTCGGTCGGCGTGACGCCGCTGGGCGTGCTGGGCAAGACCTTCGGCAAGACCGGGGTCGACATCTCGGCTGATCGCAGCTTCTCGGGCGACTCGACCAGCACCCAGCAGAACGCCCTGTCCGGCGCCCTGACCGTGATCGTGCAGGAAGTGCTGCCCAACGGCCTGTTGCGCGTGGCCGGCGAAAAGAACATGACCCTGAACCAGGGCGAGGAATTCGTCCGCCTGAAGGGCTATGTGCGCGCCGCCGATGTCGATGCCGAGAACCAGGTGTCGTCGCTGCGCGTGGCCAATGCCCGCATCGCGTATTCGGCGAAAGGCGTGCTGGCCGATGCCAACTCCGCCGGATGGTTGACCCGCTTCTTCACGGGTCCCTTGATGCCGTTTTAA
- the flgG gene encoding flagellar basal-body rod protein FlgG → MNPAMWISKTGVQAQDAKLQAIANNLANVNTVGFKRDRVVFEDLHYQVDTQPGAQSADNTVSNGVQLGNGTRLVGTQKVFTNGSLQTTSQQLDVAISGNGFLQVRRPNGDAAFTRAGQLQLDANGTLVNARGLPLVPQITVPNNATAITIAENGTVSATIPGQAAPTELGALTLTGFVNPTGLLALGENLFSETAASGAPTEGRPGDGALGKLKQGALEGSNVQVVEEMVDMIAAQRTYEMNTKVLSAADNMLQYLAQAAR, encoded by the coding sequence ATGAATCCAGCAATGTGGATCAGCAAGACCGGCGTGCAGGCGCAAGACGCCAAGCTGCAGGCGATCGCCAACAACCTGGCCAACGTCAACACCGTCGGCTTCAAGCGCGACCGCGTCGTCTTCGAAGACCTGCACTACCAGGTCGATACGCAACCGGGTGCGCAGAGTGCCGACAACACGGTCTCGAACGGCGTCCAGCTCGGTAACGGCACGCGCCTGGTCGGCACCCAGAAGGTGTTCACCAACGGCAGCCTGCAAACGACCAGCCAGCAGCTCGACGTCGCCATTTCCGGCAACGGCTTCCTGCAGGTGCGCCGCCCGAACGGCGATGCCGCCTTCACCCGCGCCGGCCAGCTGCAGCTCGACGCCAACGGTACCCTGGTCAATGCCCGGGGCCTGCCGCTGGTGCCGCAGATCACCGTCCCGAACAACGCCACCGCGATCACCATTGCCGAAAACGGCACCGTCTCGGCCACGATTCCCGGCCAGGCCGCACCGACTGAACTCGGCGCGCTGACGCTCACCGGCTTCGTCAACCCGACCGGCCTGCTGGCTCTCGGCGAAAACCTGTTCTCGGAAACGGCCGCCAGCGGCGCGCCAACCGAAGGCCGTCCGGGCGATGGCGCCCTCGGCAAACTGAAACAGGGTGCGCTCGAAGGCTCGAACGTGCAGGTCGTCGAAGAAATGGTCGACATGATCGCTGCCCAGCGTACCTACGAGATGAATACCAAGGTGCTGTCCGCCGCCGACAACATGCTGCAGTACCTGGCACAGGCGGCGCGCTGA
- a CDS encoding rod-binding protein, with protein MQFENKLNPQLPRAGVLNTEAVAPAAEGAPDPVYLAKATKAAVEFESFFISQMLKDMRATTREMADEDSVFKDRVNQDMQDMADGILSKQMAGQRAFGVADAILRQLVPKTNTPGNT; from the coding sequence ATGCAGTTTGAAAACAAGCTCAATCCGCAGCTGCCGCGCGCCGGCGTGCTCAACACCGAGGCCGTCGCCCCGGCCGCCGAGGGCGCGCCCGATCCGGTCTACCTGGCGAAAGCCACCAAGGCCGCGGTCGAATTCGAAAGCTTCTTCATTTCGCAGATGCTCAAGGACATGCGCGCGACCACGCGCGAAATGGCCGACGAGGACAGCGTCTTCAAGGACCGCGTCAACCAGGACATGCAGGACATGGCCGATGGCATCCTCTCGAAGCAGATGGCCGGCCAGCGCGCCTTCGGCGTGGCCGATGCCATCCTGCGCCAGCTCGTGCCGAAAACAAATACCCCCGGCAACACTTAA
- a CDS encoding flagellar motor protein MotB, which translates to MSKLNDKHHGETIVKRGGGKHDHDEHGGAWKVAFADFCLALLSLFLVLWLMAAREKEAVQAMMRDAAAGQLEGPGKRPEISSNPSGSLIERFPTMHDGSGPGKEAGEAGADGAARVSYDSPSDLKALSKKLEKMSEEAGLASNLETTVTPFGLRVMLHDTDKQGMFMRGSALPTGRFARLLQQMGPLFAQMENQMLVVGHTDSVQYMFAQKTGMSNWTLSTNRAMAARAQLLTGGMRPDSVLQVVGMADRAPLDSEHTDADVNRRIELMILTRKQSRTVAGMFGAPGATEELVDGVSVSAPGKDANERDAATLRGQLAK; encoded by the coding sequence GTGTCCAAGCTGAACGACAAGCACCACGGCGAAACCATCGTCAAGCGCGGCGGCGGCAAGCACGACCACGACGAGCACGGCGGCGCCTGGAAAGTCGCCTTCGCCGACTTTTGCCTGGCCCTGCTGTCGCTGTTCCTGGTGCTGTGGCTGATGGCCGCGCGCGAGAAGGAAGCGGTCCAGGCCATGATGCGCGACGCCGCTGCCGGCCAGCTCGAAGGCCCGGGCAAGCGCCCGGAAATCTCCAGCAATCCGAGCGGCAGCCTGATCGAGCGTTTCCCGACCATGCATGACGGTTCCGGTCCGGGCAAGGAAGCGGGCGAGGCTGGCGCAGACGGCGCCGCGCGCGTATCCTACGATTCGCCAAGCGACCTGAAGGCGCTGTCGAAGAAGCTGGAAAAGATGAGCGAGGAAGCTGGCCTGGCCTCGAACCTGGAAACGACCGTGACGCCCTTCGGCCTGCGCGTGATGCTGCACGACACCGACAAGCAAGGCATGTTCATGCGCGGCAGCGCCCTGCCGACCGGGCGCTTCGCGCGCCTGCTGCAGCAAATGGGGCCGCTGTTCGCACAGATGGAAAACCAGATGCTGGTCGTCGGCCATACCGACTCGGTGCAGTACATGTTCGCCCAGAAGACGGGCATGTCGAACTGGACCCTGTCCACCAACCGCGCGATGGCCGCGCGCGCCCAGCTGCTCACCGGCGGCATGCGCCCCGACAGCGTGCTGCAGGTGGTCGGCATGGCCGACCGGGCGCCGCTCGACAGCGAACACACCGACGCGGACGTGAACCGCCGCATCGAACTGATGATCCTGACGCGCAAGCAATCGCGCACCGTGGCAGGCATGTTTGGCGCGCCCGGCGCGACCGAAGAGCTGGTCGACGGCGTGTCGGTCAGCGCGCCTGGCAAGGACGCGAACGAACGCGACGCGGCCACGCTGCGCGGCCAATTGGCGAAGTAA
- a CDS encoding glucosaminidase domain-containing protein encodes MQAHAALESGWGQRPIRNADGATSHNLFGIKAGSKWEGAVSETATTEYVGGAAIKTSARFKAYPDAASAFRDYTKMLLDNPRYRGAIGTGNDAHAFAQGLAKGGYATDPAYATKLARLADKLQGIGG; translated from the coding sequence GTGCAGGCCCATGCCGCGCTCGAATCGGGCTGGGGCCAGCGCCCGATCCGCAACGCCGACGGCGCCACCAGCCACAACCTGTTCGGCATCAAGGCCGGCAGCAAGTGGGAGGGCGCGGTCAGCGAGACCGCGACCACCGAGTATGTCGGCGGCGCGGCGATCAAGACAAGTGCACGCTTCAAGGCCTATCCGGACGCGGCCAGCGCCTTCCGCGACTACACGAAGATGCTGCTCGATAACCCGCGTTATCGTGGCGCGATCGGCACCGGCAACGATGCCCACGCCTTTGCCCAGGGCCTGGCCAAGGGCGGCTATGCCACCGATCCCGCCTACGCCACGAAGCTGGCGCGCCTGGCGGACAAGTTGCAGGGGATCGGCGGCTGA
- a CDS encoding flagellar basal body P-ring protein FlgI: MIQFRRLALLSRIMFAAALALSAAVPAQAAQALRNLVSIEGVRENPLVGYGLVVGLNGSGDSTQVKFASQSVLNMLKQFGVKLPEGQDAKNKNVAAVMVSAVFPPGYRRGQAIDITVSSLGDAKKPARRHPAADATARGRQRSLCAGPGNLVVGGLSASGKSGSSVTVNTPTTGRVPNGAMIEREIATDFATRPQVLLRLRHPHFETATNVVEAINRKFGQVATTADGTSVEVVAPSDPTARVAFVAKLSNLSVESGVEVPKVVFNSRTGTVVIADGLRVKSAAVTHGSLKVVISESAKVSQPGPFSRGQTAVTPQSQVSVDQGSGQMFKWPPGAKLQTIIDVVNSLGASPDDIMAILQALDQAGAIEGELVVI; the protein is encoded by the coding sequence ATGATTCAGTTTCGCCGTCTTGCCCTCCTCAGCCGTATCATGTTCGCCGCCGCGCTCGCCCTGAGCGCGGCCGTGCCCGCGCAGGCCGCCCAGGCGCTGCGCAATCTGGTCAGTATCGAGGGCGTGCGCGAGAATCCCCTGGTCGGCTATGGCCTCGTCGTCGGCCTGAATGGCTCGGGCGACTCGACCCAGGTGAAGTTCGCCAGCCAGTCGGTGCTGAACATGCTCAAGCAATTCGGCGTCAAGCTGCCGGAAGGGCAAGACGCGAAGAACAAGAACGTCGCGGCCGTCATGGTCTCGGCCGTGTTCCCGCCGGGCTACCGCCGCGGCCAGGCGATCGACATCACGGTGTCCTCGCTGGGCGACGCGAAAAAGCCTGCGCGGCGGCACCCTGCTGCTGACGCAACTGCGCGCGGCCGACAACGAAGTCTATGCGCTGGCCCGGGCAACCTGGTCGTCGGCGGCCTGTCGGCCTCCGGCAAGAGCGGCTCCTCGGTGACGGTGAACACCCCGACCACCGGCCGCGTCCCGAACGGCGCCATGATCGAACGCGAAATCGCCACCGATTTCGCCACCCGCCCGCAAGTGCTGCTGCGCCTGCGCCACCCGCATTTCGAAACGGCCACCAACGTCGTCGAAGCGATCAACCGAAAGTTTGGCCAGGTCGCCACCACCGCCGACGGTACCAGCGTCGAGGTCGTGGCACCAAGCGACCCGACCGCGCGCGTGGCATTCGTGGCCAAGCTGTCGAACCTGTCGGTGGAATCGGGCGTGGAAGTGCCGAAGGTCGTGTTCAACTCGCGCACCGGCACCGTCGTCATCGCCGACGGCCTGCGCGTGAAGTCGGCCGCCGTCACCCATGGTTCGCTGAAAGTCGTGATTTCCGAAAGCGCGAAGGTCAGCCAGCCGGGCCCGTTCTCGCGCGGCCAGACCGCGGTCACGCCGCAGTCGCAGGTGTCGGTGGACCAGGGTTCGGGCCAGATGTTCAAGTGGCCACCGGGCGCGAAGCTGCAGACCATCATCGACGTGGTCAACAGCCTCGGCGCTTCGCCGGACGACATCATGGCCATCCTGCAGGCACTCGACCAGGCCGGCGCCATCGAAGGCGAACTGGTGGTGATCTGA
- a CDS encoding flagellar hook protein FlgE, which yields MSFNIALSGIQAINEQLEAVSNNIANSSTYGFKSSRANFAAMYAGEQATGVSVGSLTQNIELNGSVESTGRSLDAAIDGRGFFVSRDTTGAVSYSRVGIFAADNAGNLVDAAGRKVQGYGPTVNGTLGTMGDIKIPTGQIAASASTGVNFVGNLSADWKAPTTTTFDSTDPSSYNMVKQSVLYDSLGTQHTVSQYFVKQAGSNQVAVHYGFDGAAPATAGTLSFDGKGQLTSAAKSGTLTLNTANGSDPIAFTIDYTGTTQFAGEATTTTNSTDGYASGTYVGVELAGDGSVVARYSNEQKQTVGTIALATFANEGALTATSETSWQANAASGLALYGTPGAGLSGKLNTGALEGSNVDITSELVGLMTSQRNYQANSKVITTENQMMQSLMQAL from the coding sequence ATGAGTTTCAATATCGCCCTCTCCGGTATCCAGGCCATCAACGAGCAGCTGGAAGCCGTTTCGAACAACATCGCCAACTCGAGCACCTACGGCTTCAAGAGCAGCCGCGCCAACTTCGCCGCCATGTATGCGGGCGAGCAGGCAACGGGCGTCTCGGTCGGCTCGCTGACCCAGAACATCGAACTGAACGGCTCGGTCGAATCGACCGGCCGCTCGCTCGACGCCGCCATCGACGGCCGCGGCTTCTTCGTCAGCCGCGACACCACCGGCGCCGTCTCGTACAGCCGCGTCGGCATCTTCGCCGCCGACAATGCCGGCAACCTGGTCGACGCCGCCGGCCGCAAGGTGCAGGGTTATGGCCCGACCGTGAACGGCACCCTCGGTACCATGGGCGACATCAAGATCCCGACCGGCCAGATCGCCGCCTCGGCATCGACCGGCGTGAATTTCGTCGGCAACCTGTCGGCCGACTGGAAAGCACCGACCACCACCACCTTCGACAGCACCGACCCGTCGAGCTACAACATGGTCAAGCAATCGGTCCTGTACGATTCGCTCGGCACCCAGCACACCGTGTCGCAGTACTTCGTCAAGCAGGCCGGCAGCAACCAGGTGGCCGTGCACTACGGCTTCGACGGCGCGGCACCAGCGACTGCCGGCACCCTGAGCTTCGATGGCAAGGGCCAGCTGACCAGCGCCGCCAAGAGCGGCACCCTGACCCTGAACACGGCCAACGGCTCCGACCCGATCGCCTTCACGATCGACTACACCGGCACCACCCAGTTCGCCGGCGAAGCGACCACCACGACCAACAGCACCGACGGCTATGCCTCGGGCACCTATGTCGGCGTCGAGCTGGCTGGTGACGGTTCGGTCGTCGCCCGCTACAGCAACGAACAGAAGCAGACCGTCGGCACCATCGCCCTGGCCACCTTCGCCAACGAAGGCGCCCTGACCGCCACCAGCGAAACGAGCTGGCAGGCGAATGCCGCTTCGGGCCTGGCGCTGTACGGCACCCCGGGCGCAGGCCTGTCGGGCAAGTTGAATACCGGCGCACTGGAAGGCTCGAACGTCGACATCACCTCCGAACTCGTCGGCCTGATGACCTCGCAGCGCAACTACCAGGCGAACTCGAAAGTCATCACCACCGAAAACCAGATGATGCAGTCGCTGATGCAGGCACTGTAA